DNA sequence from the Cystobacter ferrugineus genome:
CAGCCGACCCCGAGGAAAAAGCTCCAACTCCACCAGTTCCGGTGGCGCCGGCTGCTGGAACACCAGTTCCGCGCGCACCCCACGCAGTCCCCGCACGCCCTCCGCCCGCAGGCGCTCCAGCGCCTCGCGACGAATCAGATTCAGTCCGGGAGAGTGGAGGAAGAAGGAGCCAAAGGTTCCCTCGGCCGTTCCCACCAGCGGCCCCAACCGGGTTCCTGGACGCAACCGCGCGCCGACGGGCAGGAAGGGCTGAACCAGCGAACACAACCGGACGAACTCGTCGAAGGGCTCGGGTCTGGGCCTGGCGTACAAACCACGTTCGTCCCAAGCGGACAGATCCACACTCGGGTACGCCGCCAGTCCTCCCGCCCAGGTCGCGCCGCATTCAGGACAGCGCAGCCCGGGCAGACTCCCCCACTTATGGCGGGCGGCGAGGTCGCCGGTGTACTGGGAATCCCTGGGTGCACGCAGTTCGTAGAACCTCGTCATCACATCACCTCGGGGGTCGTCCTCCGTGGTACGGAACGATGAGTCCGGTCAATTGGAATCGATAGAGCAGCGCACCCGCGTGGCGGTAGATCTCCGCGGAAGAAGCGTCGGGCTGAGCCGTCATGAAGTCTCACCAGGCCTGATTCCACAGACCGCCCCGGGGCCCCGCGCCGTGGATCCGGATATGGACGGACTCTGGAATGAGGATGGTGTACTGGTGGATGTCGGAGATTCCCTGGGATTGGAACCACTCCCGGAACTCTTGCGCTTGGGGCAAGAGGTGGTGGCGGGCCCAACGGCCCGGCGGGAGGGAGAACGGCAGCGGTTGGCGATCGAAGCGCCGGTTGACGCGAAACGTGAAGATGGGTTCGCGCTCCCGAGGCCATATGTGGGTCGGCCCCCACCAGCGGCGCGGGGCTGGTGAAGCACCCGGAAGCACGGGTCCGCCTCCGCCACGATACGCCAGCAGCACCTCACGGTGCGCCACGTCCCGGCAGCGGAAGAAGCCGCACTCCTCCTCGTCGTCTTCACGGCACGCCAGGACGAGGCTGCGCTCATCGGCACAGCCCTCCTCCCATGACGAGACTTCCTCGGCGGGAAAAGAGTCCTCGACCAGGAGAGGGCCTGAACTCGCGCACGCGGCGAGCAAGCTCCCCAACACGACCCAGAATCGTCCCAGACTCCGCATGGACCGCGGAGTCTAACCGCTCCCCACCCGCTACTTCTCGGGCGGGAAGTCCTTGAGGATCTTCCCGACGGCGCTGTCGATGAGCTTCTGGCTCTTCCTGGCGTTCATGTTGTCGGCCAGGGTGGTCTCGGCCGTGCCGCGCCAGACGAGGTTGTTGGACTTCGCGTCCACCACGTCGAGGATGAGCGTGCCCTCGCGGTACTCGCGCACGCTGGCCGTGGGCGCCCCCGCGCCGCCATACGCCACCGGGCCGAAGAAGGGGTCGTACCAGGGATCCCAACTGTAGCCGTAGAAGTTGTTGATGACGTCCACGTCCACCCGCTTGTCGATGGCCCCGTGCCAGCCCAGCTTGAAGTCCGGGCTCTGGTTCTCATCCACCAGGCGGTAGCCGCGCTCGGCCAGCTCCCGGTCCACCGCCAGCCGGACCCGGGACTGGATGATGGAGTTGTAGATGCGCGAGTCCGCGTCCTCCTTCATGGGCAGCCAGGAGTACGTGCGGTAGCTCTCGAGCGCCTGCACGGCACTGGGATCGAAGTTCGTCCGGGTCTGGATTCCCGAACAGGCGGCGAGCGCACCCACCAACACGGCTCCAGCCAAACGCGAGGACCAAGACATGTCGTTCTCCTTCACCGCACCACGGGTGTGGTGGTGTTGGGAAGGGTAGTCATCCCGCCCGTCCGGGAGCCCCGAGGGCGCGCGACGGCGCCGCCGCCGGGACTGGCTGATTGCCCTCCAACCGACCCGGAGGACGGGGCGCGCTCACCCCGTCTGGGCGCCCACGGCGTCGCGGCCGGCGAGCCGCGCCACCGCCTCGATGAGCGCCGCGGGCTCCAGCGGCTTGGCCATGTGCACCTGGAAGCCCGCGCGGTAGGCCCGCCGCGCGTCCTCGGCGCCCGCGTAGGCCGTGAGCGCGATGGCCGGCACCCACTGGTCCCTCGCCTCGGCCCACGCGCGCACCCGCCGCAAGAGCGAGTGCCCATCCTCTCCCGGCAGGCCGATGTCCGACACCAGCACGTCCGGCAACGACTCCTCCAGACGCGCCATCGCCTCGGCCGCCATGCCCGCCGTGTCCACCCGCGCGCCGCGCTCGCGCAGCATCATCGCGATGAGCTCGCGCGCGTCCGGCGCGTCCTCCACCAGCAGCACGCGCACCCCGTCGAGCTTCACCCCGGGCGCCGCCTCCACGCCCGGCAGCGCCTCGGCGCGCACCTCGGGCAGCACCGCCGGCACCGGCAGCGTCACCGTGAAGGTGGAGCCCCGGCCCTCGCCCGGACTCTCCGCCTTCACGCTCCCGCCGTGCAGCCCCACCAGGTGGTGCACGATGGCCAGCCCCAGCCCCAGCCCTCCGTGCTCGCGCGTGGACGAGCCGTCCGCCTGCCAGAAGCGCTCGAAGAGGTGCGGCAGGAAGTCCGCGCGGATGCCCTTGCCGGTGTCCGTCACCTGGAGGCGCGCCTCGCGCTCGCCGCGCGTCACCCGCACGCGCACGTGCCCGCCGGCCGGAGTGAACTTCACCGCGTTCACCAGCAGGTTCCAGCACACCTGCTGCAGGCGCCCGGGGTCGCCCACCAGCAGCGCCGCGCCCGTGGGGCCCACGTCCACCTCGAGCGCGAGCGACACCCCCTTCTGCTCCGCGTGCGAGCGCACCACCTCCACCGCCGCCTGCACCACGCCCACCCACTCCACGCCCTTCCTGTGCAGCGTGAGCTTGCCGGTGATGATGCGCGAGACGTCCAGCACGTCTTCAATCAACTGAGCCAGCGCGCGCGCGTTGCGCTCGATGACGCCGAGTCCCTTCTCCACCGCGCGCGCGTCCCCCTGGCGGCCGCGCAGCATCTGCGTCCAGCCGAGCACCGCCGTGAGGGGCGTGCGCAGCTCGTGGCTCATCACCGCGAGGAACTCGTCCTTGGCGCGGTTGGCCGCCTGCGTCTCCGCCATCAGCCGCGTGTTCTCGATGGCCACCGACGCCATGCGCGCGAGCTGCACGAGGATGGCCTCGTCCTCGGAGCTGAAGTCCCCCTCGTACCGGTCCGAGAGCTGGATGAAGCCGAGGTTCTTCCCATCCCGCCCCACCAGCGGAGCGCCCAGCCAGCCGCGCAGGGGCGGCAGGTGCGTCTGCCGGTCCGAGCCCCGCCACTCGGGGTGCGCCTCCAGCTCCGCCTGCGTCAGGCGCATGGGCAGGTTGAGCCGGCACACCCACGAGTAGATGCCCGTGCCGTCCAGCCGCGCCTCCTCCTCGCGCCACGCCGCGTACCGGTCCGACACCGACACGGCGGTGCTCGCGCGCGCCCACTCCCCCTCCAGCACGAGGCTGGTGAGCGCCTGGTGCGCGCCAATCACCTCGCGCGCCTGCCCGGTGATGGCCTTGAGCATGTGGCCGATGGAGTCCGCCTCGCTGATGACGAGCGCGGCGCTGGCCAGGCCCTGGAGCTGCGCGGCGTGGTGCTGCTCGCGCGCGAGCAGGCGCTCCAGCGCGGCCTCGCCCTGGCGCTGGCGCGTCACGTCCCGGTGCGCCCCCACCCACTCGCGCACCGAGCCATCCGGCTCGCGCACCGGCACCGCGCGCACCAGCATGTCGCGATACGCCCCATCCTGGCGCCGCATCCGGTACTCGTGGAGGAAGGGCGAGCCCGCGGACAGGCACTGGTTCCACAGGCGCACGGTGGACTCGCGGTCCTCCGGGTGCACCGCGTCCAGCCAGCCCCAGCCCAGGAGCTCCTCGGGTGTCTGGCCCGTGAAGGCGCGCCAGTCCGGTTGGTCCTCGACGAACTCGCCCGAGGGCGGCGTCACCCAGGTGATGTCCATGGAGGCCGCCACGAGCGAGCGGAAGCGCTCCTCGCTGTGCCCCAGGTCGCGCGCCAGGGCCTCGGCGGTGCGGCGCGAGCGCACCAGGTCCGTCACGTCGTAGGCGAAGATGGCCAGGCCCTCCACCCGCTCGGCGGCGTCGCGCTGGGGGTGGCAGGAGATGTCGAAGAACAGCTCCTCGGGAGCCTGGCCCGCCTCACGCGTGAGCCGCAGCGGCCGGGCCCGCCCCACGTAGGTGCTGCCCGAGACGTACACCCGGTCCATCATCTCCAGCAGGCCCTGGCCCACCAGCTCCGGCAGGGCCTCGCGCACCGGCAGCCCCACCAGCTCGCGGTTGCCATGGAG
Encoded proteins:
- a CDS encoding double-CXXCG motif protein, coding for MTRFYELRAPRDSQYTGDLAARHKWGSLPGLRCPECGATWAGGLAAYPSVDLSAWDERGLYARPRPEPFDEFVRLCSLVQPFLPVGARLRPGTRLGPLVGTAEGTFGSFFLHSPGLNLIRREALERLRAEGVRGLRGVRAELVFQQPAPPELVELELFPRGRLHPECTPERPPACPKCGRDSFPFPDEPVLEGNSLPTDADLFLLSDFETIRIATDRFVDAVRRLTLDDIDIREVAVR
- a CDS encoding TIGR02269 family lipoprotein, with the protein product MLGSLLAACASSGPLLVEDSFPAEEVSSWEEGCADERSLVLACREDDEEECGFFRCRDVAHREVLLAYRGGGGPVLPGASPAPRRWWGPTHIWPREREPIFTFRVNRRFDRQPLPFSLPPGRWARHHLLPQAQEFREWFQSQGISDIHQYTILIPESVHIRIHGAGPRGGLWNQAW
- a CDS encoding DUF4136 domain-containing protein, which translates into the protein MSWSSRLAGAVLVGALAACSGIQTRTNFDPSAVQALESYRTYSWLPMKEDADSRIYNSIIQSRVRLAVDRELAERGYRLVDENQSPDFKLGWHGAIDKRVDVDVINNFYGYSWDPWYDPFFGPVAYGGAGAPTASVREYREGTLILDVVDAKSNNLVWRGTAETTLADNMNARKSQKLIDSAVGKILKDFPPEK
- a CDS encoding hybrid sensor histidine kinase/response regulator, with translation MPIHEPSRISLGGLARPVHEERAVLLDGVTDGILVVDAQWRLSWCNAVLERLLGRSREVLLGRVLWETLAELADSGFAPAWRRAMTARAPVVLEDFLAPAGMWLESRALPSGDGLAIYVRDVTERRLVENERVRLLAAESEARLTIEGERARFQDMLMLGPTAVCITRGPEHRFVFSNLLHRRLHGNRELVGLPVREALPELVGQGLLEMMDRVYVSGSTYVGRARPLRLTREAGQAPEELFFDISCHPQRDAAERVEGLAIFAYDVTDLVRSRRTAEALARDLGHSEERFRSLVAASMDITWVTPPSGEFVEDQPDWRAFTGQTPEELLGWGWLDAVHPEDRESTVRLWNQCLSAGSPFLHEYRMRRQDGAYRDMLVRAVPVREPDGSVREWVGAHRDVTRQRQGEAALERLLAREQHHAAQLQGLASAALVISEADSIGHMLKAITGQAREVIGAHQALTSLVLEGEWARASTAVSVSDRYAAWREEEARLDGTGIYSWVCRLNLPMRLTQAELEAHPEWRGSDRQTHLPPLRGWLGAPLVGRDGKNLGFIQLSDRYEGDFSSEDEAILVQLARMASVAIENTRLMAETQAANRAKDEFLAVMSHELRTPLTAVLGWTQMLRGRQGDARAVEKGLGVIERNARALAQLIEDVLDVSRIITGKLTLHRKGVEWVGVVQAAVEVVRSHAEQKGVSLALEVDVGPTGAALLVGDPGRLQQVCWNLLVNAVKFTPAGGHVRVRVTRGEREARLQVTDTGKGIRADFLPHLFERFWQADGSSTREHGGLGLGLAIVHHLVGLHGGSVKAESPGEGRGSTFTVTLPVPAVLPEVRAEALPGVEAAPGVKLDGVRVLLVEDAPDARELIAMMLRERGARVDTAGMAAEAMARLEESLPDVLVSDIGLPGEDGHSLLRRVRAWAEARDQWVPAIALTAYAGAEDARRAYRAGFQVHMAKPLEPAALIEAVARLAGRDAVGAQTG